In Nostoc sp. GT001, a genomic segment contains:
- the psbM gene encoding photosystem II reaction center protein PsbM yields the protein MQVNDLGFIASILFVLVPAVFLLILYIQTASREGGKDS from the coding sequence ATGCAAGTTAATGACCTGGGGTTCATAGCGAGCATTTTGTTCGTACTAGTCCCCGCCGTGTTTTTACTAATTCTTTACATCCAAACTGCTAGCCGCGAAGGTGGAAAAGATAGTTAA
- the tgt gene encoding tRNA guanosine(34) transglycosylase Tgt, protein MSANFSFQCLACCSQTKARAGVFFTPHGLVETPRFMPVGTLANVKTITPSQLRDTGAQMILSNTYHLHLQPGEAIVAGGGGLHKFMGWNVPMLTDSGGFQVFSLSEMRKITEEGVTFRSPHDGKIINLTPERSIEIQNTLGADVIMAFDECPPYPATRQEVETATERTYRWLERCITAHQRSDQALFGIVQGGVYLDLRCRAAEALAKLDLPGYAIGGVSVGEPPELMAEIVKVTAPLLPPEKPRYLMGVGTYREMAIAIASGIDLFDCVIPTRWARHGTAIVQGGRWNLKNAKFREDFTPLDETCPCYTCQNFSRAYISHLVRSQEILAYTLLSIHNITELIRFTQKIREAILSDRFVTEFGHWLNSSESALDEGEITNDY, encoded by the coding sequence ATGAGTGCGAATTTTTCTTTTCAATGTCTTGCTTGCTGTAGTCAGACAAAAGCTAGAGCAGGAGTGTTTTTCACTCCTCATGGTCTTGTAGAAACCCCCAGATTTATGCCAGTAGGAACGCTGGCAAATGTCAAAACTATTACTCCATCTCAACTACGAGATACTGGGGCGCAAATGATCTTATCCAATACTTATCATCTTCACCTACAACCAGGAGAAGCGATCGTGGCTGGGGGTGGTGGGTTACACAAATTTATGGGTTGGAACGTCCCAATGCTCACAGATTCGGGTGGGTTTCAGGTCTTCAGCTTAAGCGAGATGCGAAAAATTACTGAAGAAGGCGTAACTTTTCGCTCGCCCCATGATGGAAAAATTATTAACTTAACACCAGAGCGCTCCATTGAGATTCAAAATACTTTGGGGGCTGATGTGATTATGGCCTTTGATGAGTGTCCGCCCTACCCAGCGACTCGCCAAGAGGTAGAAACTGCAACTGAGCGCACTTACCGCTGGTTAGAACGCTGTATAACAGCTCATCAACGCAGCGATCAGGCATTGTTTGGGATTGTGCAAGGGGGCGTGTATTTAGATTTGCGTTGCCGTGCGGCGGAAGCTTTAGCTAAGTTAGATTTGCCCGGATATGCCATTGGTGGCGTGAGTGTGGGAGAGCCGCCAGAATTGATGGCTGAGATTGTCAAAGTGACAGCACCACTTTTACCACCCGAAAAGCCGCGTTACTTAATGGGTGTGGGTACTTATCGGGAAATGGCGATCGCGATCGCATCTGGTATAGACTTATTTGATTGCGTCATTCCCACCCGTTGGGCAAGACATGGTACAGCGATAGTCCAAGGCGGACGCTGGAATTTAAAAAATGCTAAGTTTCGTGAAGATTTTACGCCATTAGATGAAACTTGCCCATGCTACACTTGTCAAAATTTTAGCCGTGCTTACATATCTCATTTGGTGCGATCGCAAGAAATTTTGGCTTATACCTTGTTGAGCATTCACAACATTACCGAACTAATTCGCTTTACGCAAAAAATTAGAGAAGCAATATTGAGCGATCGCTTTGTTACAGAATTTGGTCACTGGCTCAACTCATCTGAATCAGCATTAGATGAGGGTGAAATTACAAATGACTATTGA
- a CDS encoding CBS domain-containing protein, with amino-acid sequence MDLILCHTTADFDALGAAVGLTRLLSGSKIVLTGGSHPPVRDFLALHRDEYPLIERRSVNPEKIRSLTVVDTQQRDRLGKAAEWLDLPNLREIIVYDHHLGQESDILATRSHIDSVGATTTLIVEQLQQQQISLTPAEATVMALGIHVDTGSLTFDQSTPRDALALAWLMQQGASLSVISTYRDPGLSLQLQQLLTEALENLEYLCLRGYTVAWVTLKTESFVPGLSSLASELVEITEIDALLLANEYPLGEEDSRLTVIGRSQIPKTNLNLLFQLLGGGGHSQAASLNLRGVDSQAILKQLVDGVKAQIPHPPTARDLMSSPVRTILPETTIAEAQRILLRYGHSGLSVVDTQEQLVGIISRRDLDIALHHGFSHAPVKGYMTKNLKTITPDTTLPQIESVMVTYDIGRLPVLENEQLVGIVTRTDVLRELHQERDEDQEEEQKFKIQNDALGLANAALTKFKIPLSTELQNRLAPQLWQLLTTASQEAEKRGWHLYLVGGAVRDLLLAEAASGTLMIKDIDLVVDGFDKSADVGAGVELAKALQQLYPTARLEIHGAFQTAALLWHKDPELDSLWVDIATARTEFYPYPAANPEVEASSIRQDLYRRDFTINALALRLTTPRAGELLDFFGGLLDLQAKQIRVLHANSFIEDPTRIFRGVRFAVRFGFQIEAQTEEFIRYAINSGVYDRTAQENSRTPALQTRLKTELKHILEAPYWKSALQLLDNLGALQCIHPTLKLDVEVLRQLRLLESCLRRFDLQPTLIHWEMRLETLIAHLTPQYRAKVAKNLQLQEDGIKRLQNLASAQFEMMESLPKCQSPSQVVHMLRKYDLPILILIAVQSPRSLRHQIWEYLTVWVNVQPLLNGNDLKKLGYKPGPQYRQILDDVVAATLDGVIKDRTEAEEFLAQHYPK; translated from the coding sequence ATGGATTTAATTCTTTGCCACACAACAGCTGATTTTGACGCATTAGGAGCCGCAGTAGGCTTAACGCGCCTACTATCGGGAAGCAAGATTGTGCTAACTGGCGGCTCTCATCCTCCTGTACGGGATTTTTTAGCATTGCATCGGGATGAATATCCTCTGATTGAACGCCGTTCGGTGAATCCAGAAAAAATTCGCTCTCTGACTGTGGTGGATACACAACAGCGCGATCGCTTGGGTAAAGCTGCTGAGTGGTTAGATTTACCCAATCTGAGAGAGATTATAGTTTATGACCATCACTTAGGACAAGAATCAGATATTCTCGCTACGCGATCGCATATTGACTCAGTAGGAGCTACCACAACTCTCATCGTGGAGCAATTGCAACAACAGCAAATTTCTCTCACTCCTGCTGAAGCAACTGTGATGGCTTTGGGTATCCACGTTGACACTGGCTCCTTAACGTTTGACCAGTCCACCCCACGAGATGCTTTAGCTTTGGCTTGGTTGATGCAACAAGGTGCCAGTTTATCAGTAATTTCTACTTACCGTGACCCTGGCTTGTCTTTGCAATTGCAGCAGTTATTAACTGAGGCGTTGGAAAATTTAGAATATCTTTGTCTACGCGGATATACGGTTGCTTGGGTAACTCTAAAAACCGAGTCTTTTGTGCCGGGGTTGTCGAGTTTGGCATCGGAACTTGTAGAAATAACCGAAATTGATGCCCTACTGTTGGCTAATGAGTATCCTTTAGGTGAAGAGGATTCACGCTTAACTGTAATTGGGCGATCGCAAATTCCCAAAACAAATCTTAACCTATTATTTCAACTCTTGGGCGGTGGCGGTCATTCGCAAGCCGCATCGCTAAATCTAAGGGGAGTTGATTCGCAAGCAATCTTAAAACAACTCGTTGACGGGGTAAAAGCACAAATTCCCCATCCCCCCACTGCTAGGGATTTGATGTCTTCTCCTGTCCGCACGATTCTGCCTGAAACCACAATTGCTGAAGCACAGCGCATTTTATTACGTTATGGACACTCTGGTTTATCTGTAGTTGATACTCAAGAGCAACTAGTAGGTATTATTTCACGCCGGGATCTTGATATTGCCTTGCACCACGGATTTAGTCATGCGCCAGTCAAGGGCTATATGACCAAGAATCTCAAAACAATTACACCCGATACAACACTGCCACAAATTGAGTCGGTGATGGTGACTTATGATATCGGACGCTTACCAGTATTGGAAAATGAGCAGTTAGTGGGCATTGTCACCCGTACTGATGTCTTGCGGGAATTACATCAAGAAAGGGATGAAGACCAAGAAGAAGAGCAAAAATTCAAAATTCAAAATGACGCTCTCGGACTTGCTAACGCTGCGCTAACAAAATTTAAAATTCCTCTCAGCACTGAATTGCAAAATCGCCTTGCTCCGCAACTGTGGCAATTACTCACCACAGCATCGCAAGAGGCAGAGAAACGGGGTTGGCATCTTTATCTAGTGGGTGGTGCTGTGCGGGATTTGCTATTAGCTGAAGCAGCATCAGGTACTTTGATGATTAAAGATATTGACCTCGTAGTTGATGGCTTTGACAAATCAGCAGATGTCGGCGCTGGTGTCGAGTTAGCAAAAGCACTCCAACAACTTTACCCTACGGCTCGTTTAGAAATCCACGGGGCTTTTCAAACTGCCGCTTTGTTATGGCACAAAGACCCAGAATTAGATTCTCTTTGGGTGGATATTGCCACCGCTAGAACAGAGTTTTATCCTTATCCAGCGGCGAATCCAGAAGTTGAGGCGAGTTCTATTCGCCAAGATTTGTATCGCCGCGATTTTACTATCAACGCCCTCGCTTTGCGGCTTACTACTCCCCGTGCTGGTGAATTACTCGATTTTTTTGGCGGATTACTCGATTTACAAGCTAAACAAATTCGAGTTTTACACGCCAACAGCTTTATCGAAGACCCCACCCGCATTTTTCGTGGCGTGCGCTTTGCCGTGCGCTTCGGATTTCAGATAGAAGCGCAAACTGAAGAGTTTATCCGCTATGCCATTAACAGTGGTGTTTACGATCGCACTGCTCAAGAGAATAGCAGAACCCCAGCCCTGCAAACTCGACTGAAAACAGAACTAAAACACATCCTAGAAGCCCCCTACTGGAAATCAGCTTTGCAGTTGCTCGATAACTTAGGGGCATTGCAATGCATCCATCCTACCCTAAAGCTAGATGTGGAAGTCCTACGACAATTACGTTTGCTAGAAAGCTGTTTGCGGCGATTTGACTTGCAACCAACCCTCATTCATTGGGAAATGCGCTTAGAAACATTAATCGCCCATCTCACACCACAATATCGGGCGAAAGTAGCAAAAAATCTGCAACTACAAGAAGATGGCATTAAACGCTTGCAAAACTTGGCTTCTGCGCAATTTGAGATGATGGAATCTTTGCCTAAATGTCAAAGTCCCAGTCAAGTAGTACATATGTTGCGAAAGTACGATTTACCAATCCTGATTTTAATCGCTGTGCAAAGTCCGCGATCGCTTAGACATCAGATTTGGGAATATTTAACTGTTTGGGTTAATGTGCAGCCACTATTGAATGGTAATGATTTAAAGAAACTTGGCTACAAACCAGGTCCGCAGTATCGGCAAATATTAGATGATGTAGTTGCTGCTACCTTAGATGGAGTGATTAAAGATAGGACTGAAGCTGAGGAGTTTTTAGCGCAACACTATCCTAAATGA
- a CDS encoding 2Fe-2S iron-sulfur cluster-binding protein produces MGNIKFVKENKEVVAADGANLRLKAIQNDIDIYTFIGKMTNCGGNGQCGTCVVEIVEGLENLSPRTEVENRKFKKKPENYRLACQTLVNGSVSVVTKP; encoded by the coding sequence ATGGGTAATATCAAATTTGTTAAAGAAAATAAAGAAGTAGTGGCAGCAGATGGTGCTAATCTCCGGCTCAAGGCGATACAAAATGACATTGATATATATACATTTATTGGTAAAATGACCAATTGCGGTGGTAATGGTCAATGTGGTACTTGCGTTGTCGAGATAGTCGAAGGACTAGAAAATCTTTCCCCCCGCACAGAAGTAGAAAACCGGAAATTCAAGAAAAAGCCAGAAAATTATCGCCTTGCCTGTCAAACTTTAGTGAATGGCTCAGTCAGCGTAGTCACGAAGCCTTAA
- a CDS encoding photosystem II reaction center protein K has protein sequence MEAALLLAKLPEAYQIFDPLVDVLPVIPVFFLLLAFVWQAAVGFR, from the coding sequence ATGGAAGCAGCACTTTTATTAGCAAAACTGCCAGAAGCTTACCAAATCTTCGATCCTTTGGTAGACGTTCTCCCAGTTATCCCGGTATTCTTCTTGTTGCTTGCTTTCGTTTGGCAAGCAGCTGTGGGATTTAGATAA
- a CDS encoding glutamate-5-semialdehyde dehydrogenase, translated as MTVEVLDDHPEPITSAQRAYQASLKLALTKGADRSRAVLAMAKAIERSFDDILEANTLDLEASREMAVPELILDWLKLTPTRLEMTVDILQRLGELSDPLRRVRTADYQLEDSQSYTQLMPLGVIGFIYEAFPDLGAIAAGFCIKTGNCIILKGSTEASHSNAAIAEALQNAIAEVGLAPGCLELITAEHGASVRDLVTQDQYVNLVIPYGRSSLVQQVVRQSTCPVLKSAMGNCYLYWSLNSSLEMVRLMILNSHQSEPDQVNAIEKVLIHRQALPSSLAVLWNSLMEKGFEIKGDAELVQAFPQLQLVKEGEWGNPYLTRTVAFKLVDSLEAAIAWINEYSSGHADSIVTESYQESRQFALGVNSASTYINTSPRFSRNPSRGDSVFLGMSNQKGHRRGFISLETLTTVKHIVQGNGRF; from the coding sequence ATGACTGTTGAAGTTTTGGATGACCACCCCGAACCGATTACTAGTGCCCAACGAGCCTATCAAGCTTCCCTAAAGTTGGCGCTTACAAAGGGAGCAGACCGAAGTCGTGCAGTATTGGCAATGGCAAAGGCGATTGAGCGCTCATTTGACGACATTCTAGAAGCCAATACCTTGGATTTAGAAGCCAGTCGGGAAATGGCGGTGCCTGAGTTGATATTGGATTGGCTGAAGCTGACTCCCACCAGGCTAGAGATGACAGTAGATATTTTACAACGGTTGGGGGAATTATCAGATCCGCTGCGACGCGTTAGAACCGCTGATTATCAACTGGAAGATTCCCAGAGTTACACCCAGTTAATGCCTTTGGGAGTGATTGGATTTATTTATGAAGCGTTTCCCGATTTAGGGGCGATCGCAGCGGGTTTTTGTATCAAAACTGGTAATTGTATAATTCTCAAAGGTAGTACCGAAGCTAGCCATTCCAACGCCGCTATCGCTGAGGCATTGCAAAATGCGATCGCAGAAGTTGGTCTAGCTCCTGGTTGTCTAGAACTGATCACAGCAGAACATGGGGCTTCGGTTCGGGATCTAGTCACCCAAGACCAGTACGTGAATTTAGTGATTCCCTATGGACGTTCTAGCTTAGTGCAGCAGGTAGTCAGACAGTCAACTTGCCCAGTTTTAAAGTCAGCGATGGGTAACTGTTACCTCTACTGGTCGCTGAATAGTAGCTTAGAAATGGTACGCTTGATGATTCTTAATAGCCATCAAAGTGAACCCGATCAAGTCAACGCTATTGAAAAAGTACTAATTCATCGTCAAGCTTTGCCATCATCTTTAGCTGTCTTGTGGAACAGCTTGATGGAAAAAGGCTTTGAAATAAAAGGGGATGCAGAATTAGTCCAAGCCTTTCCCCAGTTGCAGCTGGTGAAGGAAGGCGAATGGGGAAACCCTTATTTAACGAGGACAGTAGCTTTTAAACTAGTGGATAGCTTAGAGGCTGCGATCGCCTGGATTAATGAATACAGCAGTGGTCATGCTGACTCCATCGTGACTGAATCTTATCAGGAAAGTCGGCAGTTTGCCTTGGGAGTTAACAGTGCCTCTACCTACATCAACACTTCCCCGCGTTTTTCCCGCAACCCTTCGCGGGGAGATTCAGTATTTCTCGGCATGTCTAATCAAAAAGGTCATCGCCGGGGATTTATCAGCCTGGAAACCTTGACTACCGTTAAGCACATTGTTCAGGGAAATGGCAGATTTTAA
- the psbZ gene encoding photosystem II reaction center protein PsbZ: MTIIFQFALIGLVLLSFVLVVGVPVAYATPQNWGESKKLLWVGSGVWIALVFLVGLLNFFVV, encoded by the coding sequence ATGACCATAATATTCCAATTTGCCTTAATAGGTCTAGTCCTATTGTCCTTTGTCTTGGTTGTGGGCGTTCCAGTTGCTTACGCCACTCCCCAAAATTGGGGTGAATCTAAAAAACTGCTCTGGGTTGGTTCTGGGGTCTGGATTGCTTTGGTGTTTTTAGTTGGTTTGTTAAACTTTTTTGTCGTTTAG
- the ribH gene encoding 6,7-dimethyl-8-ribityllumazine synthase, whose amino-acid sequence MAVFEGTFTQTEPLRFAVVIGRFNDLVTGKLLEGCQDCLKRHGVDPNPQGNQVDYVWVPGSFEVPLVARQLALSHRYDAVICLGAVIRGQTPHFDYVSSEVSKGIAAASFQTGVPVIFGILTVDTMQQALERAGIKGNHGWDYALNALEMASLMRQLRSNLAEPYSRNSQSLPAAFPSASVGNLTLESEELG is encoded by the coding sequence ATGGCAGTTTTCGAGGGAACTTTTACCCAAACGGAGCCTTTGCGGTTTGCAGTGGTGATTGGTCGATTCAATGACCTCGTTACCGGAAAGCTGCTAGAGGGATGTCAAGATTGTTTAAAACGCCACGGTGTAGACCCTAATCCCCAAGGTAATCAGGTGGACTATGTTTGGGTTCCGGGAAGTTTTGAGGTACCTTTAGTAGCTCGCCAATTAGCACTTTCCCATCGTTATGATGCTGTAATTTGTCTTGGCGCAGTCATTCGAGGACAAACACCCCATTTTGATTACGTATCCTCAGAGGTTTCTAAAGGCATTGCCGCCGCTAGCTTTCAAACTGGAGTGCCAGTAATTTTTGGCATTTTGACAGTAGATACTATGCAGCAAGCCCTAGAACGGGCAGGCATAAAAGGTAATCATGGCTGGGATTATGCTCTAAACGCCCTAGAAATGGCAAGTCTGATGCGGCAATTGCGTTCTAACCTAGCAGAGCCATATTCTCGTAATAGCCAGTCTTTGCCAGCCGCTTTTCCAAGTGCCAGCGTTGGCAATTTAACTTTGGAATCAGAAGAACTCGGCTAG
- a CDS encoding alkaline phosphatase has translation MELMDGTRLLANRCKRRNFLLGAGLLTGLTIASQWHPVLAKSRFSSYPFSLGVASGDPLPDGVVIWTRLAPNPLSGGGMPLVNVPVRWQVALDENMKRVVRRGTVLATPELAHSVHVDVRGLDPDRWYWYQFQVSKEVSPIGRTRTAPAFYSYTQQLNFAFVSCQDWQNGYYTAYRHLAEENLDLVVHLGDYIYEYGPQSGGPRQHNSPEIITLKDYRDRHALYKTDPNLQATHAAFPWIVTWDDHEVDNNYANLIPEDNQTQEAFRKRRANAYQAYYEHMPLRQSSLPKGPDMLLYRRFTYGNLAEFNVLDTRQYRTNQPCDDGIKPRCPQAFDPNATMTGSEQEQWLRKGLDQSRSRWNVIAQQTMLAEYNFNSSASADVFNVDQWDGYVAARNRLLSFLNQRQPSNPVVITGDIHSSWVHNLKLDFNNPNSPTVGTEFVGTSITSDFPTAFIAPVQASLSNNPHTKFFDGAYRGYVRCNLTPKRWQTDYRVVSSIVEMNASVKTLASFVVQNGQPGAHLS, from the coding sequence ATGGAACTTATGGATGGCACGCGCCTGCTAGCAAATCGGTGCAAACGGCGGAATTTTTTGTTGGGTGCAGGATTGTTAACAGGGTTAACAATCGCTAGCCAATGGCATCCGGTATTGGCTAAATCAAGGTTTTCTAGCTATCCGTTCAGTCTTGGTGTTGCATCTGGCGATCCTTTGCCGGATGGTGTTGTTATCTGGACACGACTGGCTCCCAATCCACTCTCTGGAGGTGGAATGCCACTGGTAAATGTTCCAGTGCGGTGGCAAGTTGCCCTTGATGAAAACATGAAACGGGTGGTGCGGCGAGGAACAGTACTAGCGACACCAGAGTTAGCACACTCAGTCCACGTTGATGTCCGTGGACTAGACCCTGACCGTTGGTACTGGTATCAATTTCAAGTAAGTAAGGAAGTTAGCCCCATTGGACGGACTCGTACAGCACCAGCATTTTATAGCTATACCCAACAACTGAACTTTGCTTTTGTCTCCTGTCAAGATTGGCAAAATGGCTACTATACGGCTTATCGGCATTTAGCTGAGGAAAATCTTGACCTTGTGGTTCATCTGGGTGATTACATCTACGAATACGGGCCACAATCTGGTGGGCCGCGCCAGCATAATAGTCCAGAAATTATCACTCTTAAAGACTACCGCGATCGCCACGCCCTCTACAAAACTGACCCAAATCTTCAAGCTACTCATGCGGCTTTTCCCTGGATTGTCACTTGGGACGATCATGAAGTTGACAACAACTACGCCAACTTAATTCCCGAAGACAACCAAACCCAAGAGGCTTTTAGAAAACGCCGAGCCAATGCGTACCAGGCTTACTACGAACACATGCCCTTACGTCAGTCTTCATTGCCCAAGGGCCCAGATATGCTGCTTTATCGGCGGTTCACCTACGGTAATTTGGCTGAGTTTAATGTACTAGACACAAGGCAATACCGCACTAATCAACCTTGTGATGATGGAATTAAGCCTCGCTGTCCCCAAGCTTTTGATCCAAATGCTACCATGACAGGCTCAGAGCAAGAGCAATGGCTACGGAAAGGGTTAGACCAATCGCGATCGCGCTGGAATGTGATTGCTCAACAGACTATGTTAGCCGAGTACAATTTCAATAGTAGTGCAAGTGCCGATGTCTTCAATGTGGATCAATGGGACGGTTACGTGGCTGCACGTAATCGGCTTTTGAGTTTTCTCAACCAGCGCCAACCCTCTAATCCAGTGGTAATTACTGGAGACATCCATTCTAGTTGGGTACACAACCTCAAGCTTGACTTCAATAACCCCAACTCGCCGACGGTAGGCACTGAGTTTGTAGGAACTTCAATTACATCTGATTTTCCCACCGCATTTATCGCTCCAGTTCAAGCTTCCCTAAGCAACAATCCCCATACTAAGTTCTTTGACGGTGCTTACCGAGGATACGTCCGCTGCAACCTGACTCCAAAACGCTGGCAAACTGACTATCGCGTTGTATCAAGCATCGTTGAGATGAATGCCTCTGTCAAAACCCTAGCTTCGTTTGTGGTTCAAAACGGACAACCAGGGGCACATCTAAGTTAA
- a CDS encoding universal stress protein, with the protein MIRRILLAVSGLGHAEEMLKTLKEIPSIQSAKVTILHVVQAQNAAATMTTKWENGGKILANAIQTLNLDPSQVSSILREGDPKDVVCQVADEIDADLIIMGSRGLKRLQSILSNSVSQYVFQLSSRPMLLVKDDIYVKRIKRIMVAIDNSDSAKNCLKLALFLLRDIPGGELILANISTDLGGKKSEIIKVNSDKNPVLAAAVAEAEKLGIQSRSYISSGKPGEEICRLAEELNIDLLLLGSPDRRPSIAKSFVDIDRLIGSSLSDYVRVNATCPVLLARTIA; encoded by the coding sequence ATGATCAGAAGAATTTTGCTGGCTGTATCGGGATTGGGACACGCAGAGGAAATGCTCAAAACCCTGAAAGAAATCCCTTCAATTCAATCTGCAAAAGTTACGATTTTGCATGTTGTTCAAGCACAAAATGCTGCTGCTACCATGACAACTAAATGGGAAAATGGTGGCAAAATTCTGGCGAATGCCATTCAAACCTTGAACTTAGATCCTAGCCAAGTTTCTTCAATTTTGCGTGAAGGCGATCCCAAAGATGTAGTTTGCCAAGTAGCTGATGAAATCGACGCTGACTTGATTATTATGGGTTCACGCGGACTGAAGCGACTGCAATCGATTTTATCGAACTCAGTCAGTCAGTATGTTTTTCAGCTATCTTCTCGCCCCATGCTGCTGGTAAAAGATGACATTTACGTTAAAAGAATTAAGCGCATTATGGTGGCGATAGATAACTCTGATTCAGCAAAAAACTGCTTGAAATTGGCATTGTTTTTACTGCGAGATATTCCAGGTGGCGAGTTAATTTTGGCAAATATTAGTACAGATTTAGGTGGTAAAAAATCGGAAATAATCAAGGTTAACTCAGACAAAAATCCAGTTTTAGCAGCCGCAGTTGCAGAAGCGGAAAAACTAGGCATCCAATCTCGTTCTTATATCAGCAGTGGCAAACCTGGTGAAGAAATTTGTCGATTGGCAGAAGAGTTGAATATAGACTTATTATTACTCGGTTCTCCAGATCGTCGTCCATCGATCGCTAAGAGTTTTGTTGATATAGATAGACTCATCGGATCTTCCTTGTCTGACTATGTTCGAGTCAATGCCACTTGTCCGGTATTGTTGGCGCGGACAATCGCTTAA
- a CDS encoding DUF433 domain-containing protein, with product MSTKHIAEYFNFLSSEDIRLKDSRIGIETILYEYIDCGRSPEEIAQIYQTISLEQVYATILYYLQNKETVSAYMKHWIEHGHRMREQQRLNPPPVSDKLRQLRIERQAKQQA from the coding sequence ATGTCTACCAAACATATCGCAGAGTATTTCAACTTTCTCTCTTCTGAAGACATTAGACTGAAAGACTCAAGAATTGGGATTGAAACAATTCTTTATGAATACATTGATTGTGGGCGTTCTCCAGAAGAAATTGCCCAAATTTATCAAACAATATCTTTAGAACAAGTATATGCAACAATTCTTTATTATCTGCAAAACAAAGAAACTGTCAGTGCTTACATGAAACACTGGATAGAACACGGTCATAGAATGCGAGAACAACAGAGGCTTAATCCCCCGCCAGTGTCGGATAAACTGCGCCAACTCCGAATTGAAAGACAAGCTAAACAGCAAGCATGA
- a CDS encoding DUF5615 family PIN-like protein — protein sequence MTLQYLIDENVNPVYPNQIRLREPGIAIKVVGESGTPPKSTLDPEILCWCEDNNFILVTNNRTSMPGHLADHIAVNRHVPGIFILNPNLSIGENIEELIIVALASEDDEYQDRIVYLPLPYK from the coding sequence ATGACACTGCAATATCTGATTGATGAAAATGTCAATCCTGTATATCCAAATCAAATTAGGCTAAGAGAACCTGGTATTGCGATTAAAGTGGTAGGAGAATCAGGAACTCCACCAAAAAGTACACTCGATCCAGAAATTCTGTGTTGGTGTGAGGATAATAATTTTATATTAGTGACAAATAACCGAACTTCTATGCCAGGACATTTAGCTGATCATATCGCTGTTAATCGTCACGTACCAGGAATTTTTATCCTCAATCCAAATTTAAGTATTGGTGAAAATATAGAAGAACTCATAATAGTTGCTTTGGCATCAGAAGACGATGAATATCAAGACAGAATAGTTTATTTACCCTTACCCTACAAATAG
- a CDS encoding Uma2 family endonuclease encodes MTIAQELDSQEGICQDVIFPPGDLYSDEPPLESELHLRQIILLLTCLEWLWRDRNDFYATGNLTIYYSPRQRKSEYFRGPDFFVVLGTERKTRKSWVVWEEDGKYPNVILEILSNSTANTDKGLKKTIYQDTFRTPDYFWFDPYTQEFAGFHLVDGEYQTLQASEQGYLWSHQLGLYLGVYEGLLRFFTRDGQLVPTPEETAEQAEQKAEQAEQKAERLAAKLRELNIDPDTI; translated from the coding sequence ATGACCATTGCTCAAGAATTAGATTCTCAAGAAGGCATCTGCCAAGATGTTATATTTCCCCCTGGTGATTTATATAGTGATGAGCCTCCCTTGGAAAGCGAACTGCATTTACGGCAAATAATCCTACTTTTAACTTGTCTGGAATGGTTGTGGCGAGATCGAAATGATTTCTATGCGACGGGAAATCTAACTATCTACTACAGTCCACGCCAACGCAAATCAGAATACTTCCGAGGGCCAGACTTTTTTGTTGTGCTGGGAACTGAACGTAAAACCCGCAAAAGTTGGGTAGTCTGGGAAGAAGATGGCAAATATCCGAATGTAATTTTAGAAATTTTGTCTAACTCAACAGCTAATACTGATAAAGGTTTAAAGAAAACAATTTATCAAGACACCTTCCGCACGCCCGATTATTTTTGGTTTGACCCTTACACACAAGAATTTGCGGGATTTCATTTAGTAGATGGAGAATATCAAACTCTACAAGCAAGTGAACAAGGATATTTGTGGAGTCATCAGCTTGGATTATATTTGGGAGTTTATGAAGGTTTGTTACGGTTTTTTACGCGAGATGGGCAACTAGTACCAACACCGGAAGAAACGGCAGAACAAGCTGAACAAAAGGCAGAACAAGCCGAACAAAAAGCTGAACGTTTAGCAGCAAAACTGCGGGAGTTAAATATCGATCCAGATACAATTTAG